In the genome of Ananas comosus cultivar F153 linkage group 11, ASM154086v1, whole genome shotgun sequence, one region contains:
- the LOC109716987 gene encoding laccase-2, with translation MAFSFHDLLLLASFAAFALLLPAEADVKSYQFDIVVKNVSRLCHPKPIVTVNGRFPGPTIYAREGDRVIINVTNYAQFNMSIHWHGMKQFRNGWADGPAYITQCPIQTGSSYAYDFNVTGQRGTLWWHAHILWLRATVHGAIVVMPKQGVPYPFPQPHGEAELVLGEWWHHDVEAVEKQGNMLGLPPNMSDAHTINGKPGPLFPCSEKHTYALEVESGKTYLLRIVNAALNDELFFAIAGHNMTVVEIDAVYTKPFATDAILIAPGQTTNVLVKADRLPGRYFMSVKPFNDATIPVDNKTATAILQYKGVPNSVLPTVPQLPQTNDTKFATNFLANLRSLNSQEYPVNVPLNVDRHLFYTIGLGVNPCPTCLNGTRLTASLNNITFVMPQIGLLQAHYFDIKGVFRLDFPDKPLAAFNYTGAPLTANLGTSLGTRLSKIAFNSTVELVLQDTNLLSVESHPFHLHGYNFFVVGTGFGNFDPAKDPATYNLVDPPERNTVGVPAGGWTAIRFRANNPGVWFMHCHLEVHTTWGLKMAFVVEDGNGPEESILTPPKNLPPC, from the exons ATGGCTTTCTCCTTCCATGATCTTCTCCTGCTTGCCAGCTTTGCTGCTTTTGCTCTTCTGCTTCCTGCTGAAGCTGATGTAAAAAGCTACCAATTTGAT ATTGTTGTGAAAAATGTAAGCAGGTTGTGTCACCCTAAACCGATCGTCACCGTCAACGGTAGGTTTCCCGGGCCGACAATCTATGCTCGAGAAGGCGATAGAGTGATCATCAATGTTACGAACTATGCGCAGTTCAACATGTCCATTCATTG GCATGGAATGAAGCAATTCCGCAACGGATGGGCGGACGGGCCGGCGTACATAACGCAGTGCCCGATCCAGACGGGTTCGAGCTACGCATACGACTTCAACGTGACGGGGCAGAGGGGCACGCTGTGGTGGCACGCCCACATTCTGTGGCTGCGCGCCACCGTCCACGGCGCCATCGTCGTCATGCCCAAGCAAGGCGTCCCCTACCCTTTTCCCCAGCCCCACGGAGAAGCCGAGCTCGTACTAG GGGAGTGGTGGCACCACGACGTGGAAGCAGTGGAGAAGCAGGGGAACATGCTTGGGTTGCCACCCAACATGTCGGATGCGCACACCATCAATGGAAAACCTGGGCCCCTTTTCCCATGCTCCGAGAAGC ATACATACGCGTTAGAAGTCGAATCGGGCAAAACGTACCTCCTCCGAATCGTCAATGCTGCACTCAACGACGAGCTCTTCTTCGCGATCGCAGGCCATAACATGACGGTCGTCGAGATCGACGCGGTCTACACCAAGCCCTTCGCCACCGACGCCATCCTCATCGCGCCGGGCCAAACCACAAACGTGCTAGTGAAGGCCGACCGGTTGCCCGGTCGGTACTTCATGTCGGTCAAACCCTTCAACGACGCCACGATTCCGGTCGACAACAAAACCGCCACCGCCATTCTCCAATACAAAGGCGTCCCGAACTCCGtgcttccgacggtgcctcaatTGCCGCAAACCAATGACACGAAATTCGCTACGAACTTTCTCGCCAATCTGAGAAGCTTAAACTCTCAAGAATACCCCGTGAACGTGCCGCTCAATGTCGACCGGCATCTTTTCTACACAATCGGCCTCGGCGTGAACCCGTGCCCGACTTGTCTGAATGGGACGCGGCTCACGGCGTCGCTAAACAACATCACATTTGTCATGCCCCAGATCGGACTGCTACAAGCACACTACTTCGACATAAAGGGAGTGTTTCGGCTCGACTTTCCCGATAAGCCCTTGGCGGCGTTCAACTACACAGGCGCACCACTCACCGCGAATCTCGGGACGTCCCTGGGGACCAGGCTCAGCAAGATTGCGTTCAATTCGACCGTTGAGTTGGTGTTGCAGGACACGAACCTACTCTCGGTCGAGTCGCATCCCTTCCACCTTCACGGCTACAATTTCTTCGTCGTCGGTACGGGGTTCGGGAATTTCGACCCTGCGAAGGATCCTGCCACGtacaatttggtcgatccgccGGAGCGGAATACGGTCGGAGTTCCCGCGGGGGGTTGGACTGCGATCAGGTTTCGAGCCAACAATCCAG GTGTTTGGTTCATGCATTGCCATTTGGAGGTGCACACAACCTGGGGATTGAAGATGGCTTTTGTTGTGGAGGATGGAAATGGGCCAGAAGAATCAATCTTAACCCCTCCAAAGAATCTCCCACCTTGCTGA